From one Flavobacterium sp. N502536 genomic stretch:
- a CDS encoding M1 family metallopeptidase, producing the protein MKILYSSLCILACTTIGFSQSKQKEIYLLDKGVSKELATYRKQEISNVKYALSFEIPGQREKEIKSNLVLELTLLDHPYRSVYLDFKEKSENIKAIEVNGKPVSIVHENGHIVIPTEALNSGKNTIGISFIAGNLSLNRNDDFLYTLLVPDRASTLFPCFDQPDIKATYKLSLTVPKDWSVLAGADVKEKTEKGDFTAYTFGESDKMSTYLFSFVAGKFKSVTKKPGNREMTMLYRENNAEKLRSSTDTIFNLHQQSLDFLEKYTRYKFPFQKLDFASIPVFQYGGMEHVGAIQYKESTLFLDNSATDSEKLDRAKLIAHETSHMWFGDLVTMKWFDDVWMKEVFANFMADKIMNPIFPKVNHNLQFLTAHYPSAYGEDRSLGTHPIKQNLANLKNAGSLYGAIIYNKAPIMMRQLEASMGKEAFQKGIEKYIKKYANDNADWNNLVEILDAETPLDMQKWSTVWVNKSGRAIFKDQIKYDAQNRIAIFEITQQAEDQSANVWPQTFEIGLVYPNSVKVINATIKDKSLLLKEAVGLEKPLAVIYNYNGFGYGVFPLDGNNLESVLTLKDEVARASTYINIYENTLTGNIAPAKAFACFLKGIQQEQNELVLKIITNQTSAVFWKFLTEKQQNIGQKELSAIVYTRLQASLPSNIKKTLFNLFSSVAYSATDKEQLYKIWNKETVIPGLKLNEDDYTNMAMNLAIFKHEKADEILNKTRTTIANPDKQKRFEFLLPSLSKDESVRDAFVQSLKDDANREKESWVAVGLANINHPLRQESAQKYIRFSLDLVEEIQRTGDIFFPKDWLNNTVGKYSSKYAFDEVQRFLKENPEFSPILKRKLLQATDGLYRAQNIKKETE; encoded by the coding sequence ATGAAAATTCTCTATAGCTCTCTTTGTATTCTTGCATGTACTACAATTGGTTTTTCTCAATCGAAACAAAAAGAAATTTATCTTTTAGATAAAGGCGTTTCGAAAGAGTTAGCAACTTACCGAAAACAAGAAATTTCCAATGTAAAATATGCGCTCTCATTTGAAATTCCAGGTCAGAGAGAAAAGGAAATTAAATCCAATCTTGTTTTAGAATTGACCTTATTAGATCATCCTTATCGAAGTGTGTATTTGGATTTTAAAGAGAAATCAGAAAATATAAAAGCAATTGAGGTTAATGGTAAACCGGTTTCAATTGTTCATGAAAATGGGCATATTGTTATTCCTACAGAAGCTTTAAACTCAGGAAAAAATACAATTGGTATTTCTTTTATAGCTGGAAATCTATCTTTAAACCGAAATGATGATTTCTTGTATACCTTACTGGTTCCGGATCGGGCGAGTACCTTATTTCCGTGTTTTGACCAACCGGATATCAAAGCAACTTATAAGTTAAGTTTGACTGTTCCTAAAGACTGGTCGGTTTTGGCTGGTGCCGATGTGAAAGAGAAAACGGAGAAAGGAGACTTTACCGCTTATACCTTTGGAGAATCGGATAAAATGAGTACCTATTTGTTCTCTTTTGTAGCCGGAAAATTCAAAAGTGTGACGAAGAAACCAGGTAATCGGGAAATGACGATGCTGTATCGCGAAAACAATGCAGAAAAATTAAGAAGCAGCACCGATACGATCTTTAATTTGCACCAGCAATCGTTAGATTTTCTGGAAAAATATACCCGTTATAAATTTCCGTTTCAGAAGCTGGATTTTGCTTCAATTCCGGTTTTTCAGTATGGCGGAATGGAGCATGTAGGAGCTATTCAGTACAAAGAATCTACTTTGTTTTTGGATAATAGTGCTACAGACAGTGAGAAATTAGACCGTGCCAAATTGATTGCACACGAAACTTCACACATGTGGTTTGGTGATTTGGTGACCATGAAATGGTTTGATGATGTCTGGATGAAGGAAGTGTTTGCTAATTTTATGGCAGACAAAATTATGAATCCGATTTTCCCGAAAGTAAATCATAATCTACAATTTTTAACGGCTCATTATCCAAGTGCTTATGGCGAAGATCGTTCGCTGGGGACACATCCGATCAAGCAAAATTTAGCCAATCTAAAAAATGCGGGTTCATTATACGGAGCGATCATTTACAACAAAGCACCCATAATGATGCGTCAGTTAGAAGCTTCGATGGGGAAAGAAGCCTTTCAGAAAGGAATCGAAAAATACATTAAAAAATATGCCAACGACAACGCCGACTGGAACAATCTGGTCGAAATTCTCGACGCCGAAACACCGCTCGATATGCAAAAATGGAGCACGGTTTGGGTCAATAAATCGGGAAGGGCGATTTTTAAAGATCAAATCAAATACGATGCTCAAAACCGAATTGCGATTTTTGAAATTACACAACAGGCAGAAGATCAATCTGCAAATGTGTGGCCTCAGACTTTTGAAATTGGCCTGGTTTATCCTAATAGTGTAAAAGTGATCAATGCTACTATAAAAGATAAAAGTCTGTTGCTAAAAGAAGCCGTTGGACTTGAGAAACCATTGGCTGTTATTTACAACTATAATGGTTTTGGATACGGTGTTTTTCCGCTTGACGGGAATAATTTAGAGTCTGTTTTAACATTGAAAGATGAGGTGGCAAGGGCTTCAACTTATATTAACATTTACGAAAATACGTTAACGGGGAATATTGCTCCTGCAAAAGCTTTTGCTTGTTTTTTAAAAGGAATTCAGCAGGAACAAAACGAATTGGTTTTGAAAATTATCACCAATCAAACTAGTGCCGTTTTCTGGAAGTTTCTGACGGAAAAGCAGCAAAATATTGGACAAAAAGAACTTTCGGCTATTGTATATACGCGTTTGCAGGCCAGTTTGCCAAGCAATATCAAGAAGACTTTGTTTAATTTATTTAGTTCAGTTGCTTATTCGGCTACTGATAAGGAACAATTGTATAAAATTTGGAACAAAGAAACTGTGATTCCGGGCTTAAAACTAAATGAAGACGATTATACCAATATGGCTATGAATTTGGCTATATTTAAACATGAAAAAGCAGATGAAATTTTAAACAAAACCAGAACTACGATTGCGAATCCCGACAAGCAAAAGCGATTTGAATTCCTGCTTCCGTCTTTGTCAAAAGACGAATCGGTTCGTGATGCTTTTGTGCAGTCTTTAAAAGATGATGCGAACAGAGAAAAGGAATCCTGGGTTGCTGTAGGTTTAGCGAATATCAATCACCCGTTGCGTCAGGAAAGTGCTCAAAAGTACATTAGATTTTCGTTAGATTTGGTGGAAGAAATTCAGCGTACCGGAGATATCTTTTTCCCAAAAGACTGGCTGAATAACACGGTTGGGAAATATTCGTCGAAATATGCTTTTGATGAAGTGCAGCGATTCCTGAAAGAGAATCCGGAGTTTAGTCCCATTTTGAAAAGAAAATTATTGCAGGCAACCGATGGTTTGTATCGTGCGCAAAATATTAAAAAAGAAACCGAATGA
- a CDS encoding DUF58 domain-containing protein yields the protein MKIESEIEKVSSFQHLEMLANQVVEGFISGMHKSPFHGFSAEFAEHKVYNAGESTKHIDWKLFAKTDRLYTKRFEEETNLRCHLIVDNSSSMHYPELRPNQPFYEKKIGFAVLASAVLMNILKKQRDAVGLSVFSDSYEYYAPEKGSDRHHRMLLNKLEELLQQPKVKKSTDTITYLHQIAEKIHRRSMIILFTDMFQSEDDEKLFNALQHLKHNKHKVVLFHVVDDRTELKFDFDNTPRKFIDLESGEEVSLFADNVKAEYEKRAEEYFKKLSLTCAKNQIKYVSVNVGDDFEKILTTYLVEKQNFG from the coding sequence ATGAAAATTGAATCGGAAATAGAGAAAGTCTCCAGTTTCCAGCATCTCGAAATGTTGGCGAATCAGGTGGTAGAAGGGTTTATCTCGGGAATGCACAAGAGTCCGTTTCATGGATTTTCGGCTGAATTTGCCGAGCATAAAGTCTACAATGCCGGAGAAAGCACCAAACACATCGATTGGAAATTATTTGCCAAAACAGATCGTTTGTACACGAAACGTTTTGAGGAAGAAACCAATTTGCGATGTCATTTAATTGTCGATAACTCATCGTCGATGCATTATCCGGAGCTCAGGCCAAATCAGCCTTTTTATGAGAAGAAGATTGGTTTTGCTGTTTTGGCGTCGGCTGTTTTAATGAATATCCTTAAGAAGCAGCGTGATGCTGTAGGGTTGAGTGTTTTCTCCGACAGCTACGAATATTATGCTCCCGAAAAAGGAAGTGATCGTCACCATCGAATGTTGCTCAATAAACTGGAAGAGTTGCTGCAGCAGCCAAAAGTCAAAAAAAGCACTGATACCATTACCTATCTGCATCAAATCGCTGAGAAGATTCACCGTCGCTCGATGATTATTTTATTTACCGATATGTTTCAGTCAGAAGACGATGAGAAGCTTTTTAACGCTTTACAGCATTTAAAACACAACAAACACAAAGTGGTTTTGTTTCATGTAGTGGATGATAGAACAGAGCTTAAATTTGACTTTGATAACACGCCGCGCAAGTTTATCGACTTAGAATCAGGCGAAGAGGTATCGCTTTTTGCGGATAATGTAAAAGCAGAATACGAAAAAAGGGCAGAGGAGTATTTCAAGAAACTGTCTTTAACCTGTGCTAAGAATCAAATTAAGTATGTTTCGGTGAATGTAGGGGATGATTTTGAAAAAATATTGACGACATATTTGGTTGAAAAACAAAACTTTGGCTAA
- a CDS encoding AraC family transcriptional regulator: MEFKFYFFLSLISQETSYQASMEYSGQKLDKYYIKKVDADKKSIYCHHDLMGELFVPTHKHDKAQLLYAEGDVVFVTTETKTYFLPARHFIWIPSGVEHSIEPKSESVTMRNLYFPVEKDEDVFYKSEGIYPVNNLLLQMMLFTNRWNGDLKKGSPNFAIAKAIKAILPQICLTNLPLELPQPKDPRLGKILRYIENNLGETILFAAVAHEFGYSERSLYRLFQRDLNMSFIQYYTIRRILKAIELLLDRKLSVKEVAQEVGYSSVPTFSNTFFKILGQRPSDYLNGEDILKSR; this comes from the coding sequence TTGGAATTTAAATTCTATTTCTTCTTATCTTTAATATCGCAAGAGACATCGTATCAAGCTTCAATGGAATATTCCGGTCAGAAATTAGATAAATATTACATCAAAAAAGTAGATGCCGATAAAAAGAGCATTTACTGCCACCACGATTTGATGGGCGAATTGTTTGTGCCTACACATAAACACGACAAAGCACAATTGTTGTATGCTGAAGGTGATGTGGTTTTTGTAACTACAGAAACGAAAACCTACTTTTTACCGGCAAGACATTTTATCTGGATTCCGAGCGGGGTGGAGCACAGTATTGAGCCAAAGTCGGAAAGTGTTACGATGCGTAATTTGTATTTTCCTGTCGAAAAAGACGAAGATGTTTTTTATAAGAGTGAAGGAATTTATCCGGTCAATAATTTATTGTTGCAAATGATGCTTTTTACCAATCGATGGAATGGGGATCTTAAGAAAGGAAGCCCGAATTTTGCCATTGCCAAAGCGATTAAAGCAATATTGCCTCAAATTTGTCTGACCAACTTACCTTTAGAATTACCGCAACCAAAAGATCCTCGCTTGGGTAAAATTCTGCGTTATATTGAAAATAATCTGGGGGAAACTATTCTATTTGCAGCTGTTGCGCATGAGTTTGGGTATAGTGAACGGTCTTTGTATCGCTTGTTTCAAAGAGATCTCAATATGTCCTTTATTCAATATTATACGATTCGAAGAATTCTAAAAGCTATAGAGCTTCTACTGGATCGAAAACTTTCAGTTAAAGAAGTCGCTCAGGAAGTAGGATATAGTAGTGTGCCAACATTTAGTAATACATTCTTTAAAATCCTCGGGCAACGCCCGTCCGATTACTTAAACGGAGAGGATATTTTAAAAAGCAGATAG
- a CDS encoding TolC family protein: MLGFTTLHAQEVKSISLNEAIKIAKENNRNILKSKLEVTLSEENIKENKELRLPEIEMNGAYSRITNITEFKGGFLKGKEVTRTIPEIYEVGTTFKMPLYVGNKINNAIKIANQENQIAQIKKEKTENDIELEVIGTYLGIYKMMELQQIIAENIKEEQNRLREVQSLKKHGTVTKNEVLRAELQLSDRELNALTNSKNIKIALHDLKTLLQLPEQEEITIDTTANIEMQGLDPYEVYMNHALQNEEMRISSQEIAIKKTELKLAKGNYYPSINFFGNYSFNYPNYKFFPPNPYLYTLGQVGVEASFDISGLYKNKTKVQMATTRIQWQEMQSEIVKDKIQDELFRNHTQYKEIVEKFKVVDKAEELANENYRIVKLKYLNQLVLITEMVDADNALLQAKYNKISTRIDAVMKHYELLRTAGMLPGEI, encoded by the coding sequence ATGCTCGGATTCACCACACTACATGCGCAAGAAGTAAAATCGATTTCATTAAATGAGGCGATTAAAATTGCGAAAGAGAATAACCGAAACATTCTCAAATCTAAACTCGAAGTAACACTTTCTGAAGAAAACATCAAAGAAAATAAAGAGTTACGACTGCCGGAAATTGAGATGAACGGCGCTTATTCGAGAATAACCAATATTACCGAATTTAAAGGCGGCTTCTTAAAAGGCAAAGAAGTTACCAGGACCATCCCTGAGATTTACGAGGTTGGAACAACATTTAAAATGCCATTGTATGTTGGAAATAAAATCAATAATGCGATTAAAATTGCCAATCAGGAAAATCAAATCGCTCAAATCAAAAAGGAGAAGACCGAAAATGATATCGAGTTAGAAGTGATTGGGACCTATTTGGGAATTTATAAAATGATGGAGCTTCAGCAAATCATTGCTGAGAATATCAAAGAAGAGCAAAATCGGTTAAGAGAAGTTCAATCCCTGAAAAAACACGGAACGGTAACCAAAAATGAGGTATTGCGTGCAGAATTACAGCTTTCGGACCGAGAGTTGAATGCTTTGACGAATTCTAAAAACATCAAAATTGCGCTGCACGATTTAAAAACATTGCTTCAGTTGCCCGAACAAGAGGAAATAACAATCGACACAACGGCAAATATTGAAATGCAAGGCCTTGATCCTTATGAAGTGTATATGAATCATGCTTTGCAGAACGAAGAAATGCGAATCTCAAGTCAGGAAATAGCGATCAAAAAAACGGAGTTGAAATTGGCAAAAGGGAATTATTATCCAAGTATTAATTTCTTTGGGAACTATAGTTTCAATTATCCCAACTACAAATTTTTTCCTCCAAACCCGTATTTGTACACCTTAGGACAAGTGGGAGTTGAAGCCAGTTTTGATATTTCGGGTTTATATAAAAATAAAACTAAGGTTCAGATGGCGACGACCAGAATTCAATGGCAGGAAATGCAGTCTGAGATTGTGAAAGATAAAATTCAGGACGAGTTGTTCAGGAATCATACGCAATATAAGGAAATCGTTGAGAAGTTTAAAGTTGTCGATAAAGCCGAAGAATTGGCTAATGAAAATTACCGAATCGTAAAACTAAAATACCTGAATCAACTGGTTCTGATAACCGAAATGGTGGATGCAGACAATGCGTTGTTACAGGCAAAATACAACAAAATTTCAACCCGAATTGACGCTGTGATGAAACATTACGAACTGCTGCGTACCGCCGGGATGTTGCCGGGAGAGATTTAA
- a CDS encoding HlyD family secretion protein, which produces MVKIKNETRANQSFHIIITIIACLLVVSGVILGIWFYVFSQNHEETNDAQVEQYVTPIMSRITGYVQEVRFEENQFVHKGDTLVVIDNREYKSKLNVALADVQSAKQSSVVAQKNVATTASSTAIGESQLAVAKTNLWKTKLEYDRYKALVKEEAATSQQLEKVKADYESAQAHFQEMRERIQSSNLSTSQAQANVPTMQTVVESKQAVADNAALFLSYTIITAPYDGWVGKRILQPGQMVKEGQSLLSIVSKEKWITANFKETQLQYLTVGQEVQIKADALKDKEFTGIVKSLSPASGARFSLLPPDNATGNFVKIEQRIPVRIQLKEADKQVDFLRAGMNITVIAEHQ; this is translated from the coding sequence ATGGTAAAGATTAAAAATGAAACCAGAGCAAACCAATCGTTTCATATCATTATAACAATAATTGCCTGCCTGTTGGTGGTAAGCGGAGTCATTTTAGGAATTTGGTTTTATGTGTTCAGTCAAAATCATGAAGAAACCAATGATGCTCAGGTAGAGCAATACGTTACGCCAATTATGTCCCGAATTACAGGGTATGTTCAGGAGGTTCGTTTTGAGGAAAATCAGTTTGTACACAAGGGAGATACTTTGGTGGTGATTGATAACAGAGAGTACAAATCGAAACTGAATGTGGCTTTGGCTGATGTTCAAAGTGCGAAACAAAGCAGTGTAGTGGCCCAGAAAAATGTGGCGACAACAGCAAGTTCAACAGCAATTGGAGAATCGCAATTGGCGGTGGCGAAAACGAATCTTTGGAAAACAAAATTAGAGTACGACCGATACAAGGCTCTTGTGAAGGAGGAGGCAGCGACTTCTCAGCAATTAGAAAAAGTAAAAGCCGATTACGAGTCGGCGCAGGCACATTTTCAGGAAATGCGAGAGAGGATTCAGTCTTCCAATTTGAGTACTTCTCAGGCGCAGGCAAATGTTCCTACCATGCAAACGGTTGTCGAGTCTAAGCAAGCTGTTGCTGATAATGCGGCATTGTTTCTTTCGTACACCATAATCACGGCGCCTTATGACGGCTGGGTTGGAAAAAGAATTTTACAGCCGGGACAAATGGTTAAAGAAGGGCAATCATTGCTTTCGATTGTGAGTAAAGAGAAATGGATTACTGCAAATTTTAAAGAAACACAGTTACAATATTTAACCGTAGGTCAGGAAGTTCAAATTAAGGCTGATGCTCTAAAGGATAAAGAGTTTACGGGAATTGTTAAGTCATTGTCACCTGCCAGTGGTGCTCGATTTTCGTTATTGCCTCCAGATAATGCCACAGGAAACTTTGTGAAAATAGAACAGAGGATTCCGGTTCGAATTCAATTAAAAGAAGCCGACAAACAAGTCGATTTTTTAAGAGCCGGAATGAATATTACGGTTATTGCCGAACACCAATAA
- a CDS encoding MFS transporter: MEDKSIFKSWVPNWAIIIILFVCLLHSMILLGVYSSNVTYAASFLDIEAEDLQFAMCVTYGTLLATILIESRFSNYFPAKTYLMMLYVLIAVTIIASGYVANFAVFIMLRVLEGILMALPVMILRQLLVERFNSKNAIVIGFSFYYGSLLLATPFIMNIAVWFLDHYDWKYMLYVSGMLQIINVFLILVTFNSHRITKKIPLYQIDFLSFVLVLTSIITGAYFFVYAERKYWFESSQLILSLIICLITGGLFVFRQLLVKRPSFNFEVFRYANLRIGFLLFFLFYIARATLSLCHSVMFTIWNWDPSRVAGVQYINGLGNVIGLILAAVFLMRSMATKYIFMIGFALLAVYHFWFTFLFVSDVSLSDILIPYILQGIAVGVLFVPLVLFTVTAVPGKLMTSSGIIGVSGRFWGSTIGFCIMQNAQVFLNKKHFLKLSQFVTGENPEAQQTIAATTQSFIAKGYSVDNANTLALKKVFTTVAKQATLLSDMEIYTVVGYGLVVLVVLIGLNQHLRHTANLFKKKIWIS; the protein is encoded by the coding sequence ATGGAAGATAAAAGTATTTTTAAGTCCTGGGTTCCTAATTGGGCGATCATTATTATCTTGTTTGTGTGCTTGCTGCATTCTATGATTTTATTGGGGGTTTACAGTTCAAACGTAACTTATGCTGCAAGTTTTCTGGATATCGAAGCCGAGGATTTGCAGTTTGCTATGTGTGTAACCTACGGAACTTTATTGGCGACGATCCTTATCGAGAGTAGGTTTTCGAATTATTTTCCAGCCAAAACCTACCTAATGATGTTGTATGTTTTGATTGCTGTAACGATAATTGCATCAGGATATGTGGCCAATTTTGCTGTTTTTATCATGTTAAGAGTTCTTGAAGGAATCTTAATGGCTTTGCCGGTAATGATTTTGAGGCAGTTGCTGGTAGAACGTTTTAATTCTAAAAACGCCATTGTCATTGGGTTTTCGTTTTACTACGGATCGCTTTTACTGGCGACGCCCTTTATTATGAACATCGCGGTTTGGTTCCTTGATCATTACGATTGGAAATATATGCTGTATGTTTCGGGAATGCTTCAAATTATTAATGTCTTTTTGATTCTGGTAACCTTTAACAGCCACCGAATCACTAAAAAGATCCCGTTGTATCAAATTGATTTTCTGAGTTTTGTTCTGGTTTTGACATCGATAATAACCGGAGCTTACTTTTTTGTGTATGCCGAAAGAAAATATTGGTTCGAATCGTCTCAATTGATTCTTTCCTTAATAATATGTCTCATTACGGGAGGTTTGTTTGTTTTCAGACAATTACTGGTAAAGCGACCAAGTTTTAATTTTGAAGTTTTCAGATATGCGAATCTGCGAATCGGGTTTCTGTTGTTTTTTCTGTTCTACATTGCCAGAGCGACTTTGAGTTTGTGTCATAGTGTAATGTTTACGATTTGGAATTGGGACCCGTCGCGTGTTGCGGGAGTGCAATATATAAACGGATTAGGAAATGTAATTGGGTTGATTTTAGCGGCTGTTTTTCTGATGCGATCTATGGCGACTAAATACATTTTTATGATAGGTTTTGCGCTTTTGGCGGTATATCATTTTTGGTTTACGTTTTTGTTTGTGTCCGATGTTTCACTGTCGGATATTTTGATTCCGTATATTTTGCAGGGGATCGCGGTTGGGGTTTTGTTTGTGCCATTAGTTTTGTTTACGGTTACGGCAGTTCCGGGAAAATTGATGACATCCTCCGGGATTATTGGAGTCTCAGGACGTTTTTGGGGAAGTACTATCGGGTTTTGTATCATGCAGAATGCTCAAGTGTTCCTGAATAAAAAACACTTCCTGAAACTAAGCCAATTTGTAACAGGCGAGAATCCCGAAGCACAGCAAACCATTGCTGCAACAACACAGAGTTTTATAGCAAAAGGATATTCGGTCGATAATGCCAATACATTGGCCTTGAAAAAGGTTTTTACTACCGTTGCCAAACAAGCTACCTTATTATCGGATATGGAAATTTATACTGTTGTGGGGTATGGTTTGGTGGTTTTGGTGGTTTTGATTGGCTTGAACCAACATTTAAGACACACAGCAAACCTGTTTAAAAAGAAAATTTGGATCAGTTAA
- a CDS encoding dipeptidase, translating into MENIKSYVQEHKDRFINELIELLKIPSVSADTAYSQDVIDTAEAVKESLSKAGCDFVEICDTPGYPIIYGEKIIDPNLPTVLVYGHYDVQPPDPLELWTSPPFEPVIKTTDIHPEGAIFARGACDDKGQMYMHVKALEYMVQNNVLPCNVKFMIEGEEEVGSASLAWFVERNQEKLKNDVILISDTGMISNQQPSITTGLRGLSYVEVEVTGPNRDLHSGLYGGAVANPINILAKMIASLHDEDNHITIPGFYDKVQELSLEERAEMAKAPFSLEKYKKALDLNDVYGEKGYVTNERNSIRPTLDVNGIWGGYTGEGAKTVIASKAFAKISMRLVPNQDWEEITELFAKHFTSIAPAGVTVKVTPHHGGQGYVTPIDSIGYQAANKAYTETFGVPAIPVRSGGSIPIVALFEKELKSKTILMGFGLDSDAIHSPNEHFGIFNYLKGIETIPLFYKYFVELSK; encoded by the coding sequence ATGGAAAATATAAAGTCTTACGTTCAAGAACATAAGGATCGCTTTATCAACGAGTTGATCGAATTATTAAAGATTCCGTCGGTTAGTGCCGACACTGCATACTCGCAAGATGTTATCGATACTGCCGAAGCAGTAAAGGAAAGTTTATCAAAAGCAGGTTGCGATTTTGTCGAAATTTGCGACACTCCGGGTTACCCAATCATATATGGAGAGAAAATAATCGACCCAAATTTACCAACTGTTCTTGTTTACGGACATTATGATGTTCAGCCACCAGATCCGTTAGAGTTATGGACTTCGCCTCCATTCGAACCTGTAATTAAAACAACAGATATTCACCCGGAAGGAGCAATCTTCGCTCGTGGTGCTTGTGACGACAAAGGTCAGATGTACATGCACGTAAAAGCGTTGGAGTACATGGTTCAGAACAATGTTTTGCCATGTAACGTAAAATTCATGATCGAAGGAGAAGAAGAAGTAGGTTCGGCAAGTTTAGCGTGGTTCGTAGAACGCAATCAGGAAAAACTAAAAAACGATGTCATCTTAATTTCAGATACCGGAATGATTTCTAACCAACAGCCGTCGATTACGACAGGTTTAAGAGGTCTGAGTTATGTTGAGGTAGAAGTTACAGGTCCAAACCGCGATTTACATTCTGGTTTATACGGAGGAGCAGTGGCGAACCCAATAAATATTCTGGCAAAAATGATCGCTTCGCTTCATGACGAAGACAATCATATTACGATTCCGGGGTTCTACGATAAAGTACAGGAATTGTCTCTTGAAGAAAGAGCCGAAATGGCAAAAGCGCCTTTTAGCTTAGAAAAATATAAAAAAGCCTTAGACTTAAATGATGTTTATGGTGAAAAAGGATATGTAACTAACGAGCGTAATTCTATTCGTCCAACTTTAGATGTAAACGGAATCTGGGGAGGATATACCGGAGAGGGTGCAAAAACGGTTATTGCAAGTAAAGCATTTGCTAAAATTTCGATGCGTTTGGTACCTAATCAGGATTGGGAAGAGATCACAGAACTTTTTGCAAAACATTTCACAAGTATTGCTCCGGCAGGAGTTACAGTAAAAGTAACGCCACACCACGGAGGTCAGGGTTATGTAACGCCAATTGACAGTATTGGATATCAGGCGGCAAACAAAGCGTATACAGAAACTTTTGGAGTTCCGGCAATTCCGGTTCGTTCAGGAGGAAGTATTCCGATTGTAGCTTTGTTTGAAAAAGAATTAAAAAGTAAAACGATCTTAATGGGCTTCGGTTTAGACAGTGATGCAATTCACTCGCCAAACGAGCATTTTGGAATCTTCAATTACTTAAAAGGAATCGAAACTATTCCGTTGTTTTATAAGTATTTTGTAGAGCTTTCGAAGTAG
- a CDS encoding BlaI/MecI/CopY family transcriptional regulator: MQLSNSEEQLMEHLWKLEKAFMKDLLEAYPEPKPATTTVATLLKRMIDKKFVAYNEFGNSREYYPLVKKTAYFSKHVNGLISSFFNNSASQFASFFTTETNLSTTELEELRKIIDSEIQKKKK, from the coding sequence ATGCAATTATCAAACTCAGAAGAACAATTAATGGAGCATCTCTGGAAGCTTGAAAAAGCTTTTATGAAAGATTTGCTTGAAGCGTATCCGGAGCCAAAACCGGCAACAACAACCGTTGCGACGCTTTTGAAACGAATGATCGATAAAAAATTCGTTGCTTACAATGAATTTGGGAATTCAAGAGAATATTACCCTTTGGTCAAAAAAACAGCCTATTTCTCTAAACATGTTAATGGGTTAATTAGTAGTTTTTTTAATAATTCGGCATCACAATTCGCTTCTTTTTTTACGACCGAAACGAATTTAAGTACGACCGAACTGGAAGAACTCAGAAAAATAATCGATTCAGAAATTCAAAAGAAGAAAAAATGA